GCCTCGAAGCTGTTGCGGATGATCGTGTACACCTCGGCGTCGTCGAGCTTGAGGGCATCGATCGTCGCGAGGTAGTTTTCGTTGACGTAGCCGCCGAAGTAAGCGGGGTCGTCGGAATTCACGGTGACGGCGACGCCTTCGTCGAGCAGCGCCTTCAGCGTATGTTTGGTCAGATCGTCGAACACGCACAGCTTGAGGTTCGACAGCGGGCAGACCGTGAGCGCAACGCGCGAATCGGCGAGACGCGCGACGAGCGCCGGGTCTTCGATGCTGCGCACGCCATGATCGACGCGATCCACTTTCAGCAGATCGAGCGCTTCGTAGATGTACGACGGCGGACCTTCTTCGCCTGCATGCGCGACGAGCTTCAGCCCTTTGTCGCGTGCCTTCGCGAACACGCGCTCGAACTTCGACGGCGGATGGCCGCGCTCGGACGAATCGAGGCCGACGCCGATCAACCGATGCCTGTACTGATCGAACAGCGGCAGCGCGGCGTCGAACGTGGCGAGCGCGTCTTCTTCGGACAGATGGCGCAGGAAACACAGAATCAGCTTGCTCGTGAGGCCGCGCGTTTCGGCTTCGGCCAGCGCGCGTTCGATGCCTGCAACCACCGTCGCAATCGATACGCCGCGTTCCGTATGTGTCTGCGGATCGAAGAAGATTTCCGTGTGCACGACGTTGTCGGCGAGCGCGCGCTCGACGTACGCCATCGTCATGTCGTAGAAGTCTTCTTCCTTCAGCAGCACGCTTGCGCCCGCGTAGTAGATGTCGAGGAACGACTGCAGATCGGTGAATGCGTACGCGGCACGCAGCGCATCGATCGAGTCATACGCGAGCTTCACGCCGTTGCGTTCGGCGAGCCTGAAGATCAGCTCGGGTTCGAGCGAGCCTTCGATATGAATATGCAGCTCGGCCTTCGGAGCGCCGTGCGTCTTGTGAGCTAGCGGGGACAATGTGGTTGTCGTCATGGTCGGTCAATGGTTCGGGTTATCGATGGAATTATTCGACGTCCGATGGCTGGTCGGACGTCCCCAATGCGTTGATGCTCATGCCGTTTGCACTGCGTGCGCGGCGTTGGCCTCGACGGCTTGCAGCAGTTGCGCCGCCGCCGAAATCGCAATGATTTCCGGCGACTTGTCGACGATGCCGTCCACGCCGAGCGGACATTTCATCCGCGCGATCGCGACGGGATCGAAGCCGCGCGCGGCGAGCCGGTGCTCGAACTGCTTGCGCTTCGTGTGCGAGCCGATCATGCCGAAGAACGCGAAGTCGCCACGCCGCAAGATGCGCTCGGCGAGATCGAGGTCACGCGCGTGGTTGTGCGTCATCACGATGAAATACGTGCGCGGCGCGGCCTTGTCGACGGCTTCGTCGGGTGCGTCGTTCGCGTCGATCGTCACGTTCGACGCGCCCAGTGTGTCGGGCTCGGGAAACTGCGCATCGCGTTCGTCGACCCAGCGCACATGGCAGGGCAACGTCGCGAGCACGCGCACGAGCGCTGCGCCCACGTGACCTGCGCCGAACAGCACGACGGGAAAATCGCGCGGCGCGATGGTTTCGGTGAGCAGCGCGCTGCTGTCGTCGAAACCCGCGCCGTCCCACAGCAGACAGTCGGCGCTTTCGACGCCCGGCTCCGGATCGGACAGCATCACCGCATCGGGTGCGGGGCCGAATGATACGCTACGCACCATCGAATGGCCTGCCGCGATGCGCTTCGCGAGCGACGTGACCCAGCCGAGATCGGCGATATCGAGTCGCTCGAATGCGAGCACCACCGCACCGCCGCAGCACTGGCCGAGGCTCGGTCCGAGCGCGAACCGTTCGAGCCGCCGCATGTTCGGCGCGCGCATGCCGTCGCGCAGCACCTGGCGCGCGCTTTCGATCGCTTTCCATTCGAGATGTCCGCCGCCGATCGTGTGACGCGCCGAATCGCGTGTGACGATCATCTTCGTGCCCGCGTCGCGCGGCGCCGAGCCTTCGGCGCGAGCGACTGTCACGAGCACGACGGCGTCGCCGTGCGCGAGCAGTTGCTGCAGATCGGTGAGCCAGGCATGCATCCGGCGGTTCTCCGTGCTGGGCCGCGCGGGTTGGCCGCGCAGCCGGTTGATCTTGCGTGCGGCGCGGTCGTGTCGCGCGGCACTTTTTACGTGTGTGGCGTTATGCGGCCGTGTCCGCCGGTGAAGTTGGACTGGCCGCTGAATCGATCGTTGCAGAGGGCGTGCCCGCATGTAGTGTCTGCATGGCATCGATCGCGTCGAGAATCGCTTCGGGCGTCGCGGGCGCGCGCAGCGGCGGCGCGTGCGCGGCTTCGGGCGCGGTGGCCGCGACGGCATCGCGGATTGCGAGAAACACCGAGAACGGCAGCAACAGCGGCGGTTCGCCGACAGCCTTCGAGCGGAACACGGTCGGCTCGACGTTGTCGTTGCTGTACAGCTTCACGTTGAACGCAGCGGGCGTGTCGCTGACGGCGGGAATCTTGTAGGTGGACGGCGCGTGCGTCATCAGACGGCCGTCGCGATTCCACCAGAGCTCTTCCGTCGTCAGCCAGCCCATGCCCTGGATGAACGCGCCTTCCACCTGGCCGAGATCGATCGCGGGATTGATCGACTGGCCGGCGTCGTGCAGCACGTCCGCGCGCACCAGTTTCCATTCGCCCGTCAGCGTGTCGATCACGACTTCGGACACGGCCGCGCCGTATGCGAAGTAGTAAAACGGATGACCCGTCAGCGTCTTCGCGTCCCAATGCACTTTCGGCGTCGCGTAGAAGCCGTCGGACCACAACTGGATGCGAGCGAGATACGCCGCGTTGACGAGTTGCGCGAAGGGCATCGCCGCGCCGTTCGCGCGCACTTCGCTTTGAGCGAAGGTCACATCGCCGGGCATGCCGCCGAGTTCTTTCGCCGCGAGCGAGGCGAGGCGTTCGCGGATCGTCGTCGCGGCGGCTTCGGCGGCTTTGCCGTTCAGGTCGCTGCCCGTCGAAGCAGCCGTCGCCGATGTATTCGCGACTTTCGACGTATCCGTCGCCGTCACGCGCACGCGTGCGAGCGGCAGGCCGAACACGCCCGCGACGACTTGCGCGACCTTCGTGTTCAAGCCCTGGCCCATCTCCGTGCCGCCGTGATTCACGAGCACCGAGCCGTCCTTGTAGACGTGCACGAGCGCGCCCGCCTGGTTCAGGAACGGCACGTTGAACGAGATGCCGAACTTGACGGGCGAATACGCGATGCCGCGCTTGAGCACGGAACTCGTCGCGTTGAACGCGGCAATCGCTTCGCGCCGCGCGAGATAGCCGCTCGATTCGATCAGTTCGTCCGTCAGCGGCGCGATCACGTTGTCTTCGACCGTTTGGCCATACGGCGTGACGTTGCGCTCGCCGATGCCGTAGAAATTCGCGCGACGCACGTCGAGCGGATCGCGCTTCAGTTCACGCGCGATGCCGTCCATCATCACTTCCATTACGAGCGCGCCCTGCGGTCCGCCGAAGCCGCGAAACGCGGTGTTCGACTGCGTGTTCGTCTTGCACGGCAACGCGACGATATCGACATCCGACAGGTAATACGCGTTGTCGAAGTGGCACACGGCGCGCGTCGCGACGGCGCCCGACAGATCCGCCGAGAAACCCGCGCGCAGCGCGATCTCGACGCGCGCGCCGAGAATGCGGCCGTCATCGTCGAAACCGGCTTCGTACTCGTAGATCGCGTCGTGACGCTTGCCCGTGATCATGAAGTCGTCGTCGCGATCGGCGCGCAACTTCACGGGGCGACGCAGCTTGTGCGCGGCCAGCGACGCGGCACATGCAAAGAGCGCCGACTGCGATTCCTTGCCGCCGAAGCCGCCGCCCATCCGGCGGCATTCGCACAGCACGCTATGCGTCGGCCAGCCGAACATATGCGCGACGACGTGCTGCATTTCGCTCGGATGCTGCGTCGAGCTGTAGACGAGCATGCCGTCCATTTCCTTCGGCACGGCATACGCGACCTGGCCTTCCAGATAGAACTGCTCCTGGCCGCCGACTTCGAATGTGCCTGCGATCCGGTGCGGCGCCTGCGCGATTTTCTCGGCGGGCGCGCCGCGCTTCAGGTGCAGCGGCGGCAGCACGTACTGCTTTTTCGCCTTCGCTTCCGCGGCTGTCAGCACGGCTTCGAGCGGCTCGTAACGCACGACGTCGTCGCTTTTCGCGAGCGCCGCCGCGCGCCGCGCGAGTTCGTGGCTCTGCGCGACGACGATGAAGACGGGCTGGCCGAGATACAGCACTTCGCCGTCGGCGAGAATCGGATCGTCGTGCAAGACGGGGCCGCAGTTGTTTTCGCCGGGGATGTCGTCGGCTGTCAGCACGGCGACGACGCCGGGAGCAGCCCGCACGGCATCGAGATCGAGCGACAC
This genomic interval from Paraburkholderia sabiae contains the following:
- a CDS encoding adenosine deaminase, which gives rise to MTTTTLSPLAHKTHGAPKAELHIHIEGSLEPELIFRLAERNGVKLAYDSIDALRAAYAFTDLQSFLDIYYAGASVLLKEEDFYDMTMAYVERALADNVVHTEIFFDPQTHTERGVSIATVVAGIERALAEAETRGLTSKLILCFLRHLSEEDALATFDAALPLFDQYRHRLIGVGLDSSERGHPPSKFERVFAKARDKGLKLVAHAGEEGPPSYIYEALDLLKVDRVDHGVRSIEDPALVARLADSRVALTVCPLSNLKLCVFDDLTKHTLKALLDEGVAVTVNSDDPAYFGGYVNENYLATIDALKLDDAEVYTIIRNSFEASFVTPAERDAMIAKLDAHWRASA
- the xdhC gene encoding xanthine dehydrogenase accessory protein XdhC — translated: MHAWLTDLQQLLAHGDAVVLVTVARAEGSAPRDAGTKMIVTRDSARHTIGGGHLEWKAIESARQVLRDGMRAPNMRRLERFALGPSLGQCCGGAVVLAFERLDIADLGWVTSLAKRIAAGHSMVRSVSFGPAPDAVMLSDPEPGVESADCLLWDGAGFDDSSALLTETIAPRDFPVVLFGAGHVGAALVRVLATLPCHVRWVDERDAQFPEPDTLGASNVTIDANDAPDEAVDKAAPRTYFIVMTHNHARDLDLAERILRRGDFAFFGMIGSHTKRKQFEHRLAARGFDPVAIARMKCPLGVDGIVDKSPEIIAISAAAQLLQAVEANAAHAVQTA
- the xdhB gene encoding xanthine dehydrogenase molybdopterin binding subunit, with the translated sequence MNKQTEAFVHQAERAEADAQTAIGVPLPHESAALHVSGEATYTDDIPELQQTLHAALGLSRHAHARIVSLDLDAVRAAPGVVAVLTADDIPGENNCGPVLHDDPILADGEVLYLGQPVFIVVAQSHELARRAAALAKSDDVVRYEPLEAVLTAAEAKAKKQYVLPPLHLKRGAPAEKIAQAPHRIAGTFEVGGQEQFYLEGQVAYAVPKEMDGMLVYSSTQHPSEMQHVVAHMFGWPTHSVLCECRRMGGGFGGKESQSALFACAASLAAHKLRRPVKLRADRDDDFMITGKRHDAIYEYEAGFDDDGRILGARVEIALRAGFSADLSGAVATRAVCHFDNAYYLSDVDIVALPCKTNTQSNTAFRGFGGPQGALVMEVMMDGIARELKRDPLDVRRANFYGIGERNVTPYGQTVEDNVIAPLTDELIESSGYLARREAIAAFNATSSVLKRGIAYSPVKFGISFNVPFLNQAGALVHVYKDGSVLVNHGGTEMGQGLNTKVAQVVAGVFGLPLARVRVTATDTSKVANTSATAASTGSDLNGKAAEAAATTIRERLASLAAKELGGMPGDVTFAQSEVRANGAAMPFAQLVNAAYLARIQLWSDGFYATPKVHWDAKTLTGHPFYYFAYGAAVSEVVIDTLTGEWKLVRADVLHDAGQSINPAIDLGQVEGAFIQGMGWLTTEELWWNRDGRLMTHAPSTYKIPAVSDTPAAFNVKLYSNDNVEPTVFRSKAVGEPPLLLPFSVFLAIRDAVAATAPEAAHAPPLRAPATPEAILDAIDAMQTLHAGTPSATIDSAASPTSPADTAA